The Candidatus Dependentiae bacterium genomic interval CTCTAAGGCTCCTGTTGTAGCTAATGTAGTAACACAGCCTAAAAAGTTATGAGTATAAAGATAGTAAAGCGTATTTAAGGCGCCAAGAGACACTGTTGCTATGCTTGCTCCAACGAGAACCGCTTTAATTTGTTCTATTGTTGCAGCGGGCAATGTAGAGAGCTTTTGCTCAAGAGTTAGGGGTTTTGGTACAACTAGTTTAGGTGAAGCTTTTTTTTGTGTTTCTTCGCAAAAAATTGGTATTTGTTGCTCTTGAGTGCCGTAGATATCTTTCAATAAACTATTGAAAGCCTCTGGGTCAATAGTTTGCATGCTAAAGCTGCAAGGCATTTGCAGCATACTGCTTAATAAAAAGAGTGAAAAAAGTGCTCTAATGTGCATGTTTATTTTCTCCAATAATAGATTTTAAACTTCTATTTTATTATCTATTTCTATTGTTGAATATAAAGACAAAAGAGCCCTTTGTCAAAAGGCTCTACTTAAGGGATTTAGAGCGTATTGTGGCGCTTATTCACTGAGTAAATCAGTAACGTATTGTTCTGGGTTGAACAGTGAAAGCTGCTCAGGTTGTTCACCATAAGAGATAAAAGCTACCGGTATTTGGAGCTCTTGGATTATAGAAAAAACTATGCCGCCTTTACCTGTGCCGTCCATTTTGGTAAGTATAAGACCATCAACATGGGTGCTTTCGTTGAATATTTTAGCTTGTTCAAAAGAGTTTTGGCCAAGCATAGCATCTATAGTAAGTAGAGTAGCTATTTTTTTGCCTGGTAGTTGCTTTTCTATGCTTCGTTTAATTTTCTCAAGCTCTTTCATTAAGTTAACTTTAGTTTGAAGCCGCCCAGCAGTATCAATAATTAAAGCTGAGTAATCACCGGTTTTAAACTGTTCACATCCAGCAAATACCACAGAAGCAGGGTCTTGATGCTCTTTGCCAATTACCACAGGAATACCGATCTTTTGGCCCCACGAGTTGAGCTGTTCCGTTGCAGCAGCTCTAAAAGTATCACCGGCAATAAAAAGAACTTTTTTATGTTGACCTTTAAGCCAAAAACCTAATTTTCCAGCAAAGGTTGTTTTTCCGCTTCCATTTATACCTACTAACAAATAAATATCAGCTGTATAGTCGTAAGGACGTACTTTTAACAGTGCTACCAGTTGTTCACCAAGTGCTTTATGCAGATCGCTGCCTTGAGCTATAGAACCGTTGGCTACTTGTGCTTTTAAGTTAGTAATAATAGTACGCGTAGTTGAAATACCGGTGTCTGAGCTAATTAAAATTTTTTCTAATTCGTGCAGTGTTTCTTGATCTACCACAGAGCGGGTAAATAAGGTGCGTACTTTGCTGGTAAATTGTGTATAAATAGAACTTAATGTTTTACGGATAAAACCAAACATATGAGACCTTTGCTCTAAAAAATAATAATAACGTATATATCTAATCTAAACTGTTTAGAGCGAGCATTCAATAGCAAAGTGCTTAATTGCAGAAGTTAACGTGTTATACCAGCTTGTACCTTGCGATATTTGTCGTAAAGCGCAGGTGAATTAGTCATAAGATACTGTGGTGTAACTTTATTGTATTTACCAAAAATAATTTTTTTTGGTTTTAGTAAACTAAGGTAATAGGGCCTTAAGCTGTCAATGCTATAGTTTTTTACCCACTCTCTGCCTTTAAGTGCTTTAAATTTATACGCAGTATACTGTGTGTATACCTTACGCATTGCTTGAGAGCTTGCTGCTAGGTCGGTATCGTACATCGATGATACATGATCATTGTAGTCACTATACACAACCGTACATAGCTTTTTTGAGGTTACTGGGTATACCAACCCAGTAGCACATAAGGTTGTATGAGCCGTATTGTTAGAAAGTATGCAGGGTATCCCTAAAGCAAGTGCTTCACGTGGAGTAACCGAAAATCCTTCCCCGCGTGAAAGTAGTATATAACAATCAAGGGATGCCATAAATTCTATATACTTCTCTTGGCTCAAACTTGCGACTATAACTTCTACGTTAGTAAGATTATATTTTTTAATAATCGTGTTAAACGCATCTTTATTACCACGACGACCATGTATACGTAGTTTTACTTGAGGGTTATTGCCAAATGCTTTACCAAAAGCTTCAACAACAAGTTCTATATTTTTTCTGTAATCAAAAGCAGCTGATAACCCAAAAACAAAAGGGTTGTTGGGTGTAGTGCGTAGTGGTTGCTCTAAAAAACTATCTAAGTATACTGGATGCGGCAAAGTAAAAATTGGCTTAGTAACTCCGGAGTTTTTATATATATGCAAGCAAGAAGCGTCAGGTACTACTACACCGTCAAAATGAGTATTTAACAGAGCTACCCACTCTTTAGGGATTGTTGTAGCCTCAAACATCGAATAAGCAAGCTTTATAAAACTGTTTGGTAAAGTATCAAGAATAGAGTTATGCTTTGACCATAAGGCTGAAAAGGTTAAGCATATGGGTGCAGGCGTTTTGTTTTGATGAGTAATCAGAGCTTGTACATCAAGAGGTATATCTTGCAAATTAATACTGCTATTAGTAGGTATAAAATTAACTGCAAGATCTTTTTTTAACATGTCTAAAGCAAGTATCGATAATCTATATAGTCCATCGGCAAATAAGGCATCTCCTACAATAGTCGCATCATAAGCACCTACCGCAGTAAAACAGGCTAAGGCTAAAAAAAACTTAACTCTACTTAAAAAAACTAAGAGATTTCTGCACATATTTAGCCTTAGCCTGTTGGTAAAACCAGTGTTATTTTTGTAGTTCTATAAGCTGATTATATTTTTTATATAATTCAGGTGAGTTGGTCATCAGATGCTCTTTAGTTATATGGTTATGTTGCCCTAATACTACTTTAGTTGGTTTAATTAAGCTCAAATAATAAGGCTTTAAATTCTCAATAAGATAATGCTTTACCCATTGGCGGCCTTTAAGAGCTTTGTACTTATAGCTTGGGTAATACTCGTATACTTCTTTTAATGCTTTACAAGAATCATCAAAGTCTGCGTTCCACATAGTCGCTGGATAGTTATTAAAATCAGGATACAGTACTGTTACGGTGCTTTCTGTATTAACCGCTCTGACAAAACCTGTCTTGCAAATAGTTGTATGAGCAGAGTTGTTAGATAGTATACAGGGTATACCAGC includes:
- a CDS encoding glycosyltransferase translates to MCRNLLVFLSRVKFFLALACFTAVGAYDATIVGDALFADGLYRLSILALDMLKKDLAVNFIPTNSSINLQDIPLDVQALITHQNKTPAPICLTFSALWSKHNSILDTLPNSFIKLAYSMFEATTIPKEWVALLNTHFDGVVVPDASCLHIYKNSGVTKPIFTLPHPVYLDSFLEQPLRTTPNNPFVFGLSAAFDYRKNIELVVEAFGKAFGNNPQVKLRIHGRRGNKDAFNTIIKKYNLTNVEVIVASLSQEKYIEFMASLDCYILLSRGEGFSVTPREALALGIPCILSNNTAHTTLCATGLVYPVTSKKLCTVVYSDYNDHVSSMYDTDLAASSQAMRKVYTQYTAYKFKALKGREWVKNYSIDSLRPYYLSLLKPKKIIFGKYNKVTPQYLMTNSPALYDKYRKVQAGITR
- the ftsY gene encoding signal recognition particle-docking protein FtsY, coding for MFGFIRKTLSSIYTQFTSKVRTLFTRSVVDQETLHELEKILISSDTGISTTRTIITNLKAQVANGSIAQGSDLHKALGEQLVALLKVRPYDYTADIYLLVGINGSGKTTFAGKLGFWLKGQHKKVLFIAGDTFRAAATEQLNSWGQKIGIPVVIGKEHQDPASVVFAGCEQFKTGDYSALIIDTAGRLQTKVNLMKELEKIKRSIEKQLPGKKIATLLTIDAMLGQNSFEQAKIFNESTHVDGLILTKMDGTGKGGIVFSIIQELQIPVAFISYGEQPEQLSLFNPEQYVTDLLSE